The genomic segment CAGCGCGACGATCACGGGCCGGGGTCGCAGGCGCCCCGGCCCACGCTGGGCTCAGGCCAGCTCGCCGGCCTCCAGCAGGTCGGTGACCAGGGCGGCGATCGCCGAGCGCTCCGAGCGCACCAGCGTCACGTGCCCGAACAGGGAGTGTCCCTTCAGGGTCTCGATGACCGACGCGACGCCGTCGTGGCGGCCGACCCGGAGGTTGTCGCGCTGCCCGACGTCGTGGGTGAGCACGACGCGCGAGTTCTGGCCGATGCGGCTCAGCACGGTGAGGAGCACGTTCCGCTCGAGCGACTGCGCCTCGTCGACGATCACGAACGCGTCGTGCAGCGAGCGTCCGCGGATGTGCGTGAGCGGCAGCACCTCGAGCAGTCCCCGCTCGATGACCTCGTTCAGCACGTTCGCCGACACCACCGACCCGAGGGTGTCGAACACCGCCTGCCCCCAGGGATTCATCTTCTCCTGCTGGTCGCCCGGCAGGTAGCCGAGCTCCTGCCCGCCCACGGCGAACAGCGGTCGGAACACGATGATCCTGCGCTGCTGCTGGCGCTCGAGCACCGCCTCGAGCGCGGCGCACAGGGCGAGCGCCGACTTGCCCGTTCCCGCCCGTCCGCCCAGTGACACGATGCCGACCTCGGGGTCGAGGAGGAGGTCGACGGCGATCCGCTGCTCGGCCGAACGACCGTGGAGACCGAACACCTCGCGGTCTCCGCGGACGAGGCGGTACTCGCCC from the Microbacterium atlanticum genome contains:
- a CDS encoding PhoH family protein is translated as MTTRAPHEQRRQDHAQVVGSDQDLRTYVLDTSVLLSDPRAFFRFAEHSVVIPVVVVTELEGKRHDPEIGYFARQALRHLDELRVEHGRLDFPVPVGTGGTLRVELNNTDASVLPSGMRLGDNDSRILAVAMNLAQDGQEVTVVSKDLPMRVKAASLGITAEEYLAEQAVDSGWTGICDLDVSGDDISDLYESEVAASDEVRGLPVNTGLIIHSERGSALGRVTGEGEYRLVRGDREVFGLHGRSAEQRIAVDLLLDPEVGIVSLGGRAGTGKSALALCAALEAVLERQQQRRIIVFRPLFAVGGQELGYLPGDQQEKMNPWGQAVFDTLGSVVSANVLNEVIERGLLEVLPLTHIRGRSLHDAFVIVDEAQSLERNVLLTVLSRIGQNSRVVLTHDVGQRDNLRVGRHDGVASVIETLKGHSLFGHVTLVRSERSAIAALVTDLLEAGELA